From one Streptomyces sp. SCSIO 30461 genomic stretch:
- a CDS encoding NADP-dependent oxidoreductase, whose product MSDTTTMRAISPASWGGPEVLTAVTIERPTPGPTEILVRVYAAGVNPIDWKTRATGGFGMHGEPPVLGYDVSGVVEAVGVGVTLFQPGDEVFGMPEFPRQAGGYAEYVTGPARHFAAKPATLSHIEAAALPLAGLTAWQALVETAGLSGGQRVLIHAASGGVGHLAVQIAAVRGAHVIGTAREEKHAMLKELGAHELIDYTRQDFAEVLGRGSVDVVVDAIGGDYGTRSLSVLRDGGTLVTLPLSDEVPPPAGDGDPRSSRSGFTLVEPDSTGMRAIAALAAEGRLRPLVESVFPLGRAADAHRQGEAGRTRGKIVLSVREG is encoded by the coding sequence ATGAGCGACACCACGACGATGCGCGCTATCAGCCCGGCCTCCTGGGGCGGGCCCGAGGTGCTCACCGCTGTGACCATCGAGCGGCCGACGCCGGGTCCGACGGAGATCCTGGTCAGGGTGTATGCGGCGGGCGTCAATCCCATCGACTGGAAGACCCGGGCGACCGGCGGGTTCGGGATGCACGGCGAGCCACCGGTGCTGGGTTACGACGTGTCGGGAGTCGTGGAGGCCGTCGGTGTCGGCGTCACCCTGTTCCAGCCGGGCGACGAGGTCTTCGGCATGCCCGAGTTCCCGCGCCAGGCCGGCGGCTACGCCGAGTACGTCACCGGCCCGGCCCGGCACTTCGCCGCCAAGCCCGCGACGCTCAGCCACATCGAAGCTGCGGCACTGCCGCTGGCCGGGCTGACCGCCTGGCAGGCGCTGGTGGAGACCGCCGGGCTGTCCGGTGGGCAACGGGTGCTGATCCACGCGGCGTCGGGCGGTGTCGGCCACCTCGCGGTGCAGATCGCGGCGGTGCGCGGGGCGCATGTCATCGGTACGGCCCGGGAGGAGAAGCACGCCATGCTCAAGGAACTGGGCGCTCACGAGCTGATCGACTACACCCGGCAGGACTTCGCCGAGGTGCTGGGCAGGGGCAGTGTGGACGTCGTCGTCGACGCGATCGGCGGCGACTACGGCACCCGCTCCCTGAGCGTGCTGCGCGACGGCGGCACCCTCGTCACACTGCCCTTGTCCGACGAGGTCCCGCCGCCCGCCGGCGACGGCGACCCGAGGAGCAGCCGGTCCGGCTTCACCCTGGTGGAGCCCGACTCCACGGGGATGCGGGCCATCGCGGCGCTGGCCGCCGAAGGGCGGCTGCGACCGCTCGTGGAGAGCGTCTTCCCGCTGGGGCGCGCCGCCGACGCCCACCGGCAGGGCGAGGCAGGGCGTACTCGGGGCAAGATCGTGCTGTCGGTACGGGAGGGCTGA
- a CDS encoding NAD(P)/FAD-dependent oxidoreductase, with protein MPAAEAFSRSTYDAVIVGGGHNGLVAAAYLARAGRSVLVLERLEHTGGAAISTRPFAGVDARLSRYSYLVSLLPAKIVNDLGLSFALRRRTVSSYTPAQRGGRATGLLVGRDEEGTRASFAQLTGSDAEYDSWLRFYERTRTAAERIFPSLVEPLPSREQLRARLDDDATWRMLFDEPIGVAVEEHFSDDLVRGVVLTDALIGTFADAHDPSLVQNRCFLYHVIGGGTGDWHVPAGGMGTLTDMLADAARRAGAQIATGREVLRIHTDDRHAEVVYRTDDRGEGVVAARKVLVNASPQALAAMLGEEPPTPPEGAQLKVNMLLRRLPRLRDHSVDPRQAFAGTFHIAEGYEQLATAYAQAAAGRLPEAPPSEIYCHSLTDPTILSPELAAQGYQTLTLFGLHTPARLFADAPDATRDALLKATLAELDAHLEEPIADCLAVDEAGQPCIEAKTPLDLEHELRLPGGHIFHRDLAFPYGDESTGRWGVETAHPNVLLCGAGAVRGGGVSGIPGHNAAMAVLRR; from the coding sequence ATGCCAGCAGCCGAAGCATTCTCCCGATCCACCTACGACGCCGTCATCGTGGGCGGTGGCCACAACGGACTGGTCGCCGCCGCCTACCTCGCTCGGGCGGGGCGGAGCGTCCTGGTTCTGGAACGCCTGGAGCACACCGGGGGAGCGGCGATCTCCACCCGCCCGTTCGCGGGGGTCGACGCACGTCTGTCCCGCTACTCCTATCTGGTCTCCCTGCTGCCCGCCAAGATCGTCAACGACCTCGGTCTCTCCTTCGCCCTGCGCAGGCGGACCGTGTCCTCGTACACGCCGGCCCAGCGCGGAGGTCGGGCCACCGGGCTCCTCGTCGGCCGTGACGAGGAGGGCACCCGCGCGTCGTTCGCGCAGCTCACCGGTTCGGACGCGGAGTACGACTCCTGGCTCCGCTTCTACGAGCGGACCCGCACCGCCGCCGAGCGGATCTTCCCCAGCCTCGTCGAACCGCTGCCGTCCCGCGAGCAGTTGCGGGCCCGGCTCGATGACGACGCGACCTGGCGCATGCTGTTCGATGAGCCCATCGGAGTGGCGGTCGAGGAGCACTTCAGCGACGACCTGGTGCGGGGAGTGGTCCTCACCGACGCGCTGATCGGTACCTTCGCCGACGCGCACGATCCGTCCCTGGTACAGAACCGCTGCTTCCTCTACCACGTCATCGGCGGCGGCACCGGCGACTGGCACGTACCCGCCGGCGGCATGGGCACGCTCACCGACATGCTGGCCGATGCGGCGCGGCGCGCCGGTGCGCAGATCGCCACCGGCCGCGAGGTGTTGCGCATCCACACCGACGACCGGCACGCCGAGGTGGTGTACCGCACCGACGACCGGGGCGAAGGCGTCGTGGCCGCGCGCAAGGTGCTGGTCAACGCCTCCCCGCAGGCCCTGGCCGCGATGCTCGGCGAGGAGCCGCCGACCCCGCCCGAGGGCGCCCAGCTCAAGGTCAACATGCTGCTGCGCCGCCTGCCCAGGCTTCGCGACCACTCGGTCGACCCGCGCCAGGCGTTCGCCGGCACCTTCCACATCGCCGAGGGCTATGAGCAGTTGGCGACCGCCTACGCCCAGGCCGCGGCGGGACGGCTGCCCGAGGCTCCACCGTCCGAGATCTACTGCCACTCCCTCACGGATCCGACGATCCTCTCGCCGGAGCTGGCTGCGCAGGGCTACCAGACCCTGACCCTGTTCGGCCTGCACACCCCCGCGCGGCTCTTCGCCGATGCCCCGGACGCCACACGCGACGCCCTGCTGAAGGCCACCCTGGCCGAACTTGACGCCCATCTCGAGGAGCCGATCGCCGACTGCCTGGCCGTGGACGAGGCGGGGCAGCCCTGCATCGAGGCCAAGACCCCGCTGGACCTGGAGCACGAACTCAGGCTGCCGGGCGGCCATATCTTCCACCGCGATCTGGCTTTCCCGTACGGCGACGAGTCGACCGGTCGCTGGGGCGTCGAGACCGCGCACCCGAACGTGCTGCTGTGCGGAGCGGGAGCGGTGCGCGGCGGCGGTGTGAGCGGTATCCCGGGACACAACGCGGCGATGGCTGTACTGAGGCGCTGA
- a CDS encoding helix-turn-helix domain-containing protein has protein sequence MATNDATQQLDTTQSEWNAYEGCVVPPGPDPHRVAVLALDGVMTFELGIPARIFGSARSADGTALYEVVVCTPDGRPVRTEAGFSIDVEHGPEALERADTVIIAPTHLLGGIGTDGVLPESLAGALSRIRRGARTVSICTGAFVLAAAGLLDGRPATTHWAEARHFRRLFPRVRFDEDVLFVDDGDLLTSAGAAAGVDVCLHLVRRDHGSALANQVARRCIVPPWRDGGQAQYIERPVPTPTTATTAPTRAWALEQLHRPLTLTELAGHARMSVRTFTRRFRDEAGVTPGQWLTAQRVEIAKQLLETSDLSIDLVADRAGFGSANSLRQHMRELVGVSPAAYRRTFHTAGAGRGRAAVRTA, from the coding sequence ATGGCCACGAATGACGCGACGCAGCAGCTGGACACCACGCAGAGCGAGTGGAACGCCTACGAGGGCTGTGTCGTGCCACCCGGCCCCGACCCGCACCGGGTCGCTGTCCTCGCCCTCGACGGGGTGATGACCTTCGAGCTCGGCATTCCGGCGCGGATCTTCGGCAGTGCCCGGTCGGCGGACGGGACGGCGCTGTACGAGGTCGTCGTCTGCACCCCGGACGGGCGCCCGGTGCGTACCGAGGCGGGCTTCTCCATCGATGTGGAGCACGGTCCCGAGGCGCTGGAACGGGCGGACACCGTGATCATCGCGCCCACCCACCTGCTGGGCGGCATCGGCACCGACGGGGTGCTCCCGGAGTCGCTGGCGGGCGCGCTGTCCCGGATCAGGCGGGGCGCACGGACGGTGTCCATCTGCACCGGGGCGTTCGTACTCGCCGCCGCCGGGCTGCTGGACGGGCGCCCGGCCACGACACACTGGGCCGAGGCGCGGCACTTCCGGCGACTGTTCCCCCGGGTGCGGTTCGACGAGGACGTGCTCTTCGTCGACGACGGCGATCTGCTCACCTCGGCGGGGGCGGCGGCGGGTGTCGACGTGTGCCTGCACCTGGTGCGCCGCGACCACGGCAGCGCGCTCGCGAACCAGGTGGCACGGCGCTGCATCGTGCCGCCGTGGCGGGACGGCGGCCAGGCGCAGTACATCGAGCGGCCGGTGCCGACCCCGACGACGGCCACGACGGCGCCCACGCGTGCCTGGGCGCTGGAGCAGCTGCACCGGCCGCTGACGCTCACCGAGCTGGCCGGCCACGCCCGGATGAGCGTACGGACCTTCACCCGCCGGTTCCGCGACGAGGCGGGGGTCACCCCCGGCCAATGGCTCACCGCCCAGCGCGTCGAGATCGCCAAGCAACTGCTGGAGACCAGCGATCTGTCCATCGACCTGGTCGCCGACCGCGCGGGCTTCGGCAGCGCGAACTCGCTACGGCAGCACATGCGAGAGCTGGTGGGAGTCTCACCGGCCGCGTACCGCCGAACGTTCCACACCGCGGGGGCGGGCCGGGGCCGGGCGGCGGTACGAACTGCCTGA
- a CDS encoding nitronate monooxygenase family protein, whose product METELSKRLGVQHAIFGFTPFPAVAAAITRAGGFGVLGAVRYTAAGDLARDLDWMQEHTDGKPYGLDVVMPAKKVEGVTEADIEAMIPDGHRRFVEETLAEHGVPALAEGEASGWRITGWMEQVARSQLDVAFDYPIKLLANALGSPPPDVIARAHDHGILVAALAGSARHARRHAEAGIDVVVAQGYEAGGHTGEIASMVLTPEVVDTVAPLPVLAAGGIGSGEQMAAGLALGAQGVWLGSIWLTTTEADLHSPALTRKLLAAGSADTVRSRALTGKPARQLRTEWTDAWDDPAGPGALPMPLQGLLVAEAVSRIQKYEVEPLLGTPVGQIVGRMTTERSVQQVFDDLTRGFERAVDRVSRIAGRTGRSAS is encoded by the coding sequence ATGGAGACGGAGCTGAGCAAGAGACTGGGTGTGCAGCACGCCATCTTCGGCTTCACGCCGTTCCCCGCGGTCGCCGCCGCCATCACCCGTGCGGGGGGCTTCGGGGTGCTCGGCGCGGTCCGCTACACCGCAGCCGGAGACCTCGCCCGCGACCTCGACTGGATGCAGGAGCACACAGATGGGAAGCCCTACGGCCTCGACGTCGTGATGCCCGCGAAAAAGGTCGAAGGCGTCACGGAAGCCGACATCGAGGCCATGATCCCTGACGGACACCGCCGCTTCGTCGAGGAGACCCTCGCCGAGCACGGCGTCCCCGCCCTGGCGGAAGGCGAGGCCTCCGGCTGGCGTATCACCGGCTGGATGGAGCAGGTGGCCCGCAGCCAGCTCGACGTGGCCTTCGACTACCCGATCAAGCTGCTCGCCAACGCCCTCGGCTCCCCGCCACCCGACGTCATCGCCCGCGCCCATGACCACGGGATTCTCGTCGCGGCCCTCGCCGGCAGCGCCCGGCACGCCCGCCGACATGCCGAGGCCGGTATCGACGTCGTCGTCGCCCAGGGATACGAGGCGGGCGGTCACACCGGTGAGATCGCCTCCATGGTGCTGACCCCCGAAGTGGTCGACACCGTCGCGCCCCTTCCCGTGCTCGCGGCGGGGGGCATCGGCAGCGGCGAGCAGATGGCCGCGGGGCTTGCGCTCGGTGCCCAGGGCGTCTGGCTGGGCTCGATCTGGCTCACCACCACCGAGGCCGACCTGCACTCCCCGGCCCTCACCCGGAAACTGCTCGCCGCCGGATCCGCCGACACCGTCCGCTCCCGCGCCCTGACCGGCAAGCCCGCCCGCCAGCTGCGCACCGAGTGGACGGACGCCTGGGACGACCCGGCAGGGCCCGGTGCCCTGCCCATGCCCCTCCAGGGGCTGCTCGTGGCCGAAGCCGTCTCCCGTATCCAGAAGTACGAGGTCGAGCCGCTGCTCGGCACCCCGGTCGGCCAGATCGTCGGACGGATGACCACCGAACGCAGCGTCCAGCAGGTCTTCGACGACCTCACCCGCGGATTCGAGCGCGCCGTCGACCGCGTCAGCCGCATCGCCGGACGGACCGGAAGGAGCGCATCATGA
- a CDS encoding DUF2252 domain-containing protein codes for MTDPAEQEQRGRAARKRVPRSSHGRWIPAADRRDPIAILEEQATSRESDLVPIRYGRMAVSPFTYLRGAPAVLAADLAPQPHSGLTVQLCGDAHLLNFGAFASPERSLLFDLNDFDETLPGPFEWDVKRLVASLAVAALDNGHPETKARQAALSGARSYRTTMRHLAGLGELAVWYERIDAADVLALVRKVDRSRVETQIAKARRRTSLQAVEKLTTLVEGRRRIVYDPPLLDVLEPAEASAVRKILSGYRSTLPEDRRILLDRFRFAEAARKVVGVGSVGTRCYVALLTGRDDGDPLFLQIKEAQRSVLEPHLPRSEYRHQGQRVVAGQRLLQAASDIFLGWVSGPAGRHFYWRQLRDMKGSADVPSMDPALLGEYAALCGRALARAHARTGERIAIAAYLGTSDRFDQAMADFAMAYADRTVADHAELKAAIAAGDVTAQLGI; via the coding sequence ATGACGGATCCCGCCGAGCAGGAGCAGCGCGGCCGTGCCGCGCGAAAACGGGTACCCCGCTCCTCCCACGGGCGCTGGATCCCCGCCGCGGACCGGCGCGACCCGATCGCGATCCTCGAGGAGCAGGCCACGAGCCGGGAATCGGACCTGGTGCCGATCCGCTATGGCCGGATGGCCGTCTCGCCGTTCACCTATCTGCGCGGTGCTCCGGCCGTCCTGGCCGCCGATCTCGCCCCGCAGCCGCACAGCGGGCTCACCGTCCAGTTGTGCGGCGACGCGCACCTCCTCAACTTCGGAGCCTTCGCATCCCCGGAACGCTCGCTGCTGTTCGACCTCAACGACTTCGACGAGACGCTGCCGGGCCCCTTCGAGTGGGACGTCAAGCGACTGGTCGCCAGCCTCGCCGTGGCCGCGCTCGACAACGGTCACCCCGAGACGAAGGCCCGCCAGGCCGCGCTCTCCGGAGCGCGCTCGTACCGGACCACCATGCGGCACCTCGCCGGGCTCGGTGAACTCGCGGTCTGGTACGAGCGGATCGACGCGGCCGACGTCCTCGCGCTCGTCCGCAAGGTGGACCGCTCGCGCGTCGAGACCCAGATCGCCAAGGCCCGCCGCCGCACCAGCCTCCAGGCGGTGGAGAAGCTCACCACGCTCGTGGAGGGACGGCGTCGTATCGTCTACGATCCGCCGCTGCTCGACGTGCTCGAACCGGCCGAGGCGTCCGCCGTACGGAAGATCCTCAGCGGCTACCGCAGCACGCTGCCGGAGGACCGCAGGATCCTGCTGGACCGGTTCCGGTTCGCCGAGGCCGCCCGCAAGGTCGTGGGCGTGGGCAGTGTCGGCACCCGGTGCTATGTGGCGCTGCTGACCGGCCGTGACGACGGGGACCCGCTCTTCCTCCAGATCAAGGAGGCGCAGCGGTCCGTACTCGAACCCCATCTGCCCCGCTCCGAGTACAGGCACCAGGGGCAGCGCGTGGTCGCCGGCCAGCGACTGCTCCAGGCCGCCAGCGACATCTTCCTCGGCTGGGTGAGCGGTCCGGCCGGCCGCCACTTCTACTGGCGGCAGCTGCGCGACATGAAGGGCTCGGCGGACGTCCCCTCCATGGACCCGGCCCTGCTCGGCGAATACGCGGCACTCTGCGGCCGGGCGCTCGCCCGCGCCCACGCCCGCACCGGCGAACGCATCGCCATCGCCGCCTACCTCGGCACCTCCGACCGGTTCGACCAGGCGATGGCCGACTTCGCGATGGCTTACGCGGACCGCACCGTCGCCGACCACGCGGAGCTGAAGGCGGCGATCGCGGCCGGCGACGTCACCGCGCAACTGGGCATCTGA
- a CDS encoding ricin-type beta-trefoil lectin domain protein — protein sequence MEPSDDTVIGVVPPSAAGVHTPGTPPAKSAAAPSGSPSEPVAKESPGEAPGGAESAAPGSKPKTTPKKSPSGGTPPKSDAGDGERSSKAGYFLIGRDAGMCLHPSSAGNQLTLAKCDGQDEQRWDFRPDGTIRSKGLCMDVAWGSRENGTAIQVARRSGNPAQQFYLNVTEDLVARIATKCVDIYDGQTANGTPAILWPCTGSANQTWFRR from the coding sequence GTGGAGCCTTCCGACGACACCGTGATCGGGGTGGTACCCCCGTCCGCCGCGGGCGTGCACACCCCCGGGACTCCGCCTGCGAAGAGTGCGGCCGCGCCGTCCGGATCCCCCTCCGAGCCGGTGGCGAAGGAGTCCCCGGGCGAAGCCCCCGGCGGCGCCGAGTCGGCGGCACCCGGCAGCAAGCCGAAGACCACCCCCAAGAAGTCGCCGTCGGGTGGCACGCCTCCCAAAAGCGACGCGGGAGACGGCGAACGCTCATCGAAGGCCGGCTACTTCCTGATCGGACGGGATGCCGGGATGTGCCTGCACCCCTCCTCGGCCGGCAATCAACTCACGCTGGCGAAATGCGACGGCCAGGACGAGCAGCGCTGGGACTTCAGGCCGGACGGCACCATCCGCTCCAAGGGCCTGTGCATGGACGTGGCCTGGGGATCCAGGGAGAACGGCACGGCGATCCAGGTCGCCCGGCGCAGTGGCAATCCTGCCCAGCAGTTCTACCTGAACGTCACCGAGGACCTGGTGGCCCGGATCGCCACCAAGTGCGTGGACATCTACGACGGACAGACCGCCAACGGGACCCCGGCCATCCTGTGGCCGTGTACCGGGTCGGCGAACCAGACGTGGTTCCGCCGTTGA
- a CDS encoding serine/threonine-protein kinase: MADTRLIHGRYRLLDLIGRGGMGEVWQAHDESLDRRVAVKCLKPLGQRSDQAISDILRERFRREARVAASLQHHGVTVVHDFGEYQGVLYLVMEFLEGRNLSQALNDSKPHPLTVPEVVDIAAQVADALAYTHEQGIVHRDLKPANIMRLTDGTVKICDFGIARLGRDIGFTSRLTGSSVAMGTPHYMSPEQISSGPVDHRSDLYSLGCVLYEMVTGVPPFDLGDTWAILVGHRDTPPDPPRTRRADLPEAFDRIVLDLLAKTPEGRPSDAKELRRRIAAARSSSAGSASPATAPYAMSSTSATGSGQDPSPLAWSRGMTAGRKALGSAAPGIPLPDFTSGLTGVWVTAAQQRGSATAALHSPERPTPPPDTLAVLTGRHDEGLHLAVLAEREHLLGPEHPDTLASRYEVGFTLSRTGRALDALDSFGRVAEGRARSLGPDHPDTLAARQETAYVLGRLGRHFEAHQVYAAVLASRERTMGPEHPDTLRCRHNLAFNLSRLGRLEDSYRMACEVADARARVLGPAHPDTLVTRYEVAYALGQLGRWTEALVIYQEVAAARAHSLGPEHPDTLAARYEVGISLGRLGRSAEALQVYEALIGDRTRVHGAEDPETLRARHGLGVNLGRLARWDEALAVAQDVLLIRERVLGPLHPDTLVSRREVAVGLGWLDRWADALTVYRQVAEAREHVLGADHPDALASRNDEAHCLEQLGRGPEAVALYRRVAALRQRGASGPR; this comes from the coding sequence ATGGCGGACACCAGGCTGATCCACGGCCGCTACCGGCTGCTCGATCTGATCGGGCGCGGTGGTATGGGCGAGGTATGGCAGGCTCATGACGAGTCGCTGGATCGGCGTGTCGCAGTCAAATGCCTCAAACCGCTCGGACAGCGCAGCGACCAGGCCATCAGCGACATCCTCAGGGAGCGGTTCCGCCGAGAGGCCCGCGTCGCAGCCTCGCTGCAGCACCATGGCGTCACGGTCGTCCATGACTTCGGCGAGTACCAGGGAGTGCTCTACCTGGTGATGGAGTTCCTGGAGGGGCGCAACCTCAGCCAGGCCCTCAACGACAGCAAGCCGCACCCGCTGACCGTGCCCGAGGTCGTGGACATCGCGGCGCAGGTCGCCGACGCCCTCGCCTACACCCATGAGCAGGGCATCGTGCACCGGGATCTGAAGCCCGCGAACATCATGCGCCTCACCGACGGCACGGTGAAGATCTGCGACTTCGGTATCGCCCGGCTCGGCCGCGACATCGGCTTCACCTCGCGGCTCACCGGTTCGAGTGTCGCGATGGGCACCCCGCACTACATGTCGCCCGAGCAGATCAGCAGCGGTCCGGTCGATCACCGCAGCGACCTGTACTCGCTGGGCTGTGTGCTCTACGAGATGGTCACCGGCGTCCCGCCGTTCGATCTCGGCGACACCTGGGCGATCCTCGTCGGACACCGCGACACTCCGCCCGATCCGCCCCGTACCCGGCGAGCCGACCTGCCCGAGGCATTCGACCGCATCGTCCTCGACCTGCTCGCCAAGACGCCGGAAGGGCGGCCGTCGGACGCCAAGGAGCTAAGGCGCCGGATCGCCGCGGCCCGGTCCTCGTCCGCCGGGTCCGCGTCCCCCGCCACCGCGCCGTACGCCATGTCCTCGACCTCAGCCACCGGCTCCGGCCAGGACCCGTCGCCACTCGCCTGGTCCCGCGGAATGACCGCGGGACGCAAGGCGCTCGGCTCCGCCGCGCCCGGCATCCCGCTGCCCGACTTCACCTCCGGCCTCACCGGCGTCTGGGTCACCGCCGCCCAGCAGCGCGGATCCGCCACCGCGGCCCTCCACAGCCCCGAGCGCCCCACCCCGCCGCCCGACACCCTCGCTGTCCTCACCGGCCGCCACGACGAGGGACTGCACCTCGCCGTACTCGCCGAGCGCGAACACCTGCTGGGCCCCGAGCACCCGGACACCCTCGCCAGCCGTTACGAGGTCGGCTTCACCCTCAGCAGGACCGGCCGCGCCCTGGACGCCCTGGACTCCTTCGGCCGGGTCGCCGAAGGACGCGCACGCTCACTGGGCCCCGACCACCCCGACACCCTCGCCGCCCGTCAGGAGACGGCATACGTGCTCGGCCGGCTCGGCCGGCACTTCGAGGCCCACCAGGTGTACGCGGCGGTGCTCGCGTCACGCGAACGCACCATGGGCCCTGAGCACCCCGACACCCTGCGTTGCCGGCACAACCTCGCGTTCAACCTGAGCAGGCTCGGGCGGCTGGAGGACTCCTACCGGATGGCCTGCGAGGTCGCCGATGCCCGCGCGCGGGTACTCGGACCCGCCCATCCGGACACGCTCGTCACCCGCTACGAGGTGGCCTACGCCCTCGGTCAGTTGGGACGCTGGACCGAGGCCCTGGTGATCTACCAGGAGGTGGCCGCTGCCCGGGCGCACTCACTGGGCCCCGAGCACCCGGACACCCTCGCCGCCCGCTACGAGGTCGGCATCAGCCTCGGACGGCTCGGCCGCAGTGCGGAGGCGCTCCAGGTCTACGAGGCACTCATCGGCGACCGCACCCGTGTGCACGGCGCCGAGGACCCGGAGACCCTGCGCGCCCGCCACGGCCTCGGCGTCAATCTGGGGAGGCTCGCGCGCTGGGACGAGGCGCTGGCGGTGGCTCAGGACGTCCTCCTGATCCGGGAACGGGTGCTGGGCCCCCTCCACCCCGATACCCTCGTCAGCCGTCGTGAGGTCGCCGTCGGCCTCGGCTGGCTGGACCGCTGGGCGGACGCGCTCACCGTCTACCGGCAGGTCGCGGAGGCCCGTGAACACGTGCTCGGCGCCGACCATCCCGACGCGCTCGCCAGCCGCAACGACGAGGCGCACTGCCTGGAGCAGTTGGGCAGGGGCCCCGAGGCAGTGGCGCTGTACCGGCGAGTCGCCGCACTACGGCAGCGCGGCGCCTCCGGCCCCCGGTAG
- a CDS encoding serine hydrolase codes for MTDESADPADAPATDPGGFLRRGSPERAGLIGAHLDRLVATAESYLRPAPEHPWYAGAVLLAGRGDTVALHRAIGSAVRYAAYDEARDEGLEFPADRQVPMAPDTVFDLASVSKLFTSVLAVQLIERGELGLDDRVAAYLPRFGAAGKQGITVRQLLTHTSGLRPWIPLYEEPTREARLRRLWREAPTRPPGSGYRYSDLGMITLQLVLEEITGRGLDVLLSDEITAPLGMGRTRFNPPPAWKPSIAATEDARPPWSGLARGLVWGEVHDENAWAFGGVAGHAGVFSCAWDLAVLARALLNGGVYGRARILARESVELMFTDFNTRFPGAGHGLGFELCRRWYMGAMATPRSAGHTGFTGTSLVLDPSTDSFLVVLGNSVHPVRTWRSGSAPRLAAANHLARAVAVRPPHGRTAWFSGMSPATTATLTLPGLTPARAGRVRLGCALWWDTEPESGKVSIEASADGGVTWQPVPFTTVRAGQPPLTHPGGWTAGWSGRAWHRVECDLSSWRGGPLAVRWHHTTGPSYVGRGVYVSGLRVEDGQGTLFDESRASDAVRVTASGWTPETG; via the coding sequence ATGACGGATGAGTCGGCCGACCCGGCGGATGCCCCGGCAACGGACCCGGGAGGCTTCCTGCGCCGCGGGAGCCCGGAGCGGGCCGGTCTGATCGGGGCGCATCTGGACCGGCTCGTCGCCACCGCCGAGTCGTATCTCCGACCCGCGCCCGAACACCCCTGGTACGCGGGGGCGGTGCTGCTCGCGGGCCGCGGCGACACGGTCGCGCTGCACCGGGCGATCGGCTCGGCGGTGCGCTACGCGGCCTATGACGAGGCGCGGGACGAAGGGCTTGAATTCCCGGCGGACCGGCAGGTCCCGATGGCTCCGGACACGGTCTTCGACCTCGCGTCCGTCTCGAAGCTGTTCACCTCGGTGCTGGCCGTGCAGCTGATCGAACGCGGGGAGCTGGGGCTCGATGACCGGGTGGCCGCGTACCTTCCGCGGTTCGGGGCGGCAGGCAAGCAGGGCATCACGGTTCGCCAACTGCTCACCCACACGTCGGGGTTGCGACCCTGGATCCCGCTGTACGAGGAACCGACCCGGGAGGCGCGGCTGCGACGCCTGTGGCGGGAGGCGCCGACGCGTCCTCCGGGCTCGGGCTACCGCTACTCCGACCTCGGCATGATCACCCTTCAGCTGGTCCTGGAGGAGATCACCGGTCGCGGTCTGGACGTGCTGCTGTCCGACGAGATCACGGCACCGCTCGGCATGGGGCGCACCCGGTTCAACCCGCCTCCGGCCTGGAAGCCGTCGATCGCGGCGACCGAGGACGCCCGTCCACCGTGGTCGGGCCTGGCCCGGGGGCTGGTGTGGGGTGAGGTGCACGACGAGAACGCCTGGGCCTTCGGGGGTGTCGCAGGCCATGCCGGAGTGTTCTCCTGCGCCTGGGACCTGGCCGTGCTCGCCCGCGCTCTGCTGAACGGCGGGGTGTACGGGCGGGCGAGAATCCTCGCCCGCGAGTCCGTGGAACTGATGTTCACGGATTTCAACACCCGCTTCCCCGGCGCCGGGCACGGCCTCGGATTCGAGCTGTGCCGACGCTGGTACATGGGAGCCATGGCCACCCCGCGCAGTGCCGGGCACACCGGGTTCACCGGCACCAGCCTGGTCCTGGACCCGTCCACCGACTCGTTCCTCGTGGTGCTCGGCAACTCCGTCCACCCCGTGCGTACCTGGCGCTCAGGCAGTGCCCCGCGCCTCGCCGCCGCGAACCACTTGGCGCGTGCCGTCGCCGTACGTCCGCCGCACGGGCGGACCGCCTGGTTCTCCGGGATGTCCCCAGCCACCACCGCGACGCTGACGCTCCCCGGGCTCACCCCGGCCAGGGCGGGTCGGGTACGCCTGGGTTGCGCCCTGTGGTGGGACACCGAACCGGAGTCCGGCAAGGTCTCCATCGAAGCCTCGGCCGACGGGGGCGTCACCTGGCAGCCCGTGCCGTTCACCACCGTTCGCGCCGGGCAGCCCCCGCTCACCCATCCCGGCGGCTGGACAGCGGGCTGGTCGGGCCGCGCCTGGCACCGTGTGGAGTGCGATCTGTCGTCGTGGCGGGGCGGTCCGCTCGCAGTGCGCTGGCACCACACGACCGGTCCTTCGTACGTGGGCCGGGGCGTCTATGTGAGCGGTCTGCGGGTCGAGGACGGCCAAGGGACTCTCTTCGACGAGTCCCGGGCGTCGGACGCCGTTCGTGTCACGGCATCGGGCTGGACGCCCGAGACCGGCTGA